In the Elizabethkingia bruuniana genome, ATATTCATCTCCATTCAAGTTTTTATCAATATAGGCAGATTGTTCATCTGTCTCAATATTTTCCATTCTGTCCAGTGCCAGATTACACATACTTCCCTTATATAGACATATCAGGAACCAGCGATTGTTAAATTCTTTTAGCAGCTGCGGATGAACAGTATAGGTACTAAAATCTCTGGCGGTGAAGCTTTTATAGAGAATCTTCAGTACCTTTTTATTCAATACAGCCTGATATAATATATCAATATGTTCAAGACCTTTTAATAGTTCGTTTTTATCCAGATGAATAATTGACTTCTGCTGAACTGCATTTACCGAATCTTCCAGTTTTTGCAATACACCATTCATTTCTCGGAACATCGAAAAGTCCTTGAACTGCTTCAGAATCTGTATTGCATTGTTCATGGCCTTCAGATCACTTTCATTAACAGAAATATGATGAATGCTGTATTCCGGATCACTATAACGGTAATACTTACGTTCGTATACTTCTATCGGAGCTTCATAACCAAACTTCTCACTGCGCATGTTCTGCAAATCCAGTTGTATCGTTCGTTTACTTACATACGACTCCTTTCCCTCATATTCAAACAGGGCTTCTGAACATTCATCTATCAGATCTTCCAGTGTATACTTGCGGTATTTATTTTTCAGACACTTATCCAGCGTTTTATACCGGATCAATGCATTTTTATTAGAAGACATATTTCAAAATTAGAAGTTAGAAGTTAGAAGTTGGAATTTAGAGGTTAGGAGCCAATTATCATACAGATTATAACACAAAGACACGATTAGATATAGCATTTCAACCGCAATCAAGGCACAAAGAAAAATCAAAGATTTTTCTATTGATACTTCTATATTTATATTGAGATAAAATCCTTGTGCCCTGGAAGCAGTATATTATCACTTATCTTTTGTGCCTTTGTGATGTTTAACATTACTAAGTTATTTCTTCTTCAGCGCTTCCCCTTCAAAAGCAATACCGTCCCATCCAAACTCTATAAAGTTTCTGATGTTCTGGTGGTCTGTACCCTCCGGATTTTTCAATACATCTTCTCTGTAGAATGCACCGAAAAGATTTAATGTATCTTCTTTAGACAGATTATTCGCTTTCGCAAAGCTAAATACCTTACAAGAGCCATTATTCTGACCTGCTTCATTTACTGTATTACCATTTTTGAATTCAGTTGGGGTAAAATCATAATTGCCATCGATGTAAGCAATAACATCGTTAAACGCTATAGTTTCAGGAGACTTATCTAATTGTTCTAATATCATATTCATATTTTTTTTCAAAAATATAAAAATATTTTATCTACGCAAAAACATTGCGCACTTATACAATTACTTTGCATTATCAAATTAAGAAAACGATGAAAATTACAGGAAACGAATTAATCAGCTTAGGATTCAGACCAGGAAAATGGTTTGCAGAAGCATTAGAATATATCAACGAAAATAATCTGAATGAAGAACAGATGACAGCTTATCTGGAGCAGTTCAGACTACCGGAGCCAATTCCTTTATATGAAGAACCAAAAGACTTCATCATTAACATCAGAGCTGAACACGAAAGTGAACAGGATAATGTGGAAAAAGTAATCCAAACCATGAAGGTATTGATGAAAACGCCAACATTAGTTGGTGGCGCCATAATGCCCGATGCCTGTCCTACCGGACCGGAAGGTCTGATTCCTGTAGGCGGTGTGGTGGTAGCCAAAAATGCTATTCATCCGGGATTTCATAGTGCAGATATCTGCTGTTCTGTAATGTTGACTGACTTCGGAAAAGCTGATCCTAAAGAAGTACTGGATACAGCACATTCCGTAACGCATTTCGGGTTCGGCGGAAGAGCAAGAGGTGAGCAAATGCCAATGTCAGCAGAATTAATAGAAGCTTTCAGAGGAAATGCATTTCTGAATGATGAAAGATTAATAAGCTTAGCCCGCGACCATATGGGAACTCAGGGTGATGGTAATCACTTCCTTTTCGTAGGTATTTCCAAAAATACCGGAAATACAATGCTGGTAACACATCATGGATCACGAGCTCCGGGTGCAGTATTGTATGATAAAGGAATGTACGTAGCTAATCGTTTCAGACAGGATATTTCTCCCGAAACTCTGAAAGAAAATGCGTGGATCCCTTTCGATACAGAAGAAGGACAGGCCTACTGGGAAGCTTTACAACTGATAAGACAATGGACAAAAGAAAATCATACTTCTATTCACGATGCTGTATTGGCAAAAATGAATACAGAAAAGGAAAACAGATATTGGAACGAACATAATTTCGTATTCAGAGACGGAGATTTATTCTTCCACGCTAAAGGAGCAACTCCGCTGGACGACAAATTTATGCCGGATATTACAGGTCCCAGACTCATCCCTCTGAATATGGCGGAGCCTGTACTGATTGTTCAGGGAACAACCAACGACAGAAATTTAGGATTTGCTCCTCACGGCGCAGGAAGAAACTTCAGCAGAAGCCAGCATAAAAGAACGCTGGCACATAAAACCAATGAAGAAGTTTTCGCTGAGGAAACAAAAGGGCTGGATGTACGATTCTTTAGCAACGAAATCGATATCTCTGAGCTTCCGAGTGCTTATAAAAATGCACAGAATGTAAGAGCTCAGATTGAAGAATACGGCCTTTGCGAAGTACTGGATGAAGTAATGCCTTATGGTTGTATTATGGCCGGGGACATTATGAAAAATGCCCCATGGAAAAAAAAGAAGAAATTGAAGAACTCGTGAAAAATCTCTATAACAAAGGAAGATTCAGGTCTCGGGAATATACAAAACACCTGAGACCCTTCTTAAAAAGGATCGGGAATAAAAGATGGCGAAAAACCCAATTAAGAGATGAAAACTAAAATAATAGAAAAGTTAAGGGAAACCGAAGCAAAATATAATATAGAAATATTACTTGCTATAGAATCCGGAAGCAGAGCCTGGGACTTTGCATCTCCTGGCAGTGATTATGATATACGTTTTATCTACAGGCATTCCAAAGACTGGTATCTGACACCGTGGGATAAGGATGAAACAATAACGTTTATGACAGAAGATGATTTGGATGGTTCCGGTTGGGATTTGCGTAAAACCTTTCATCTGCTACTCAAATCTAATGCAGCATTGCTCAGTTGGTTTTATTCACCAATTGTGTATATAGAAAACAAAAGCTTTACAAAACTGTTCGAACCACTGGCTGATCAATGTTTCTCTCCAATAGCTGTTTCTTTTCATTATCTGAGTATGAGTAAAAAATACCTGGAGTCCTGCAGGAATGATGAAGTAAAACTGAAAAGTTATTTCTATTGTCTGAGAACTGCATTATCCGGAAAATGGATAACAGAGAAGAAAACTGTTCCGCCGGTATTGTTCAGTGATCTGTTAGTTTTAGCAGATTCCGCAATAAAAACCAAAATAGAAGACCTGATTGCATTAAAAGCAACGAAAGATGAGAGCTATTTTCATCCAAATGACTGGGAGCTTTTCGAATTTATGGAACGCCAGATTTCAAAAAACGAAGAGAAAGCTAAAAACTTGTCTGGTAGTAAGGCCGACAAAGCACAAATGGAGAAGGTTTTTAGAGAAATAATATCATAATTTTTTAATGATGATGCAAAAAAATAAACCTGCGCAAAAACATTACGCACTTCAGTTTTTACTTTGCATCATCAAATTGAGACTGTAGCTCAGAGGATAGAGCCACGTAAAAACACTTTACCAGATTTTAATCTGCATTGCAGGTATGATGATAAAGTTACTTCGCTTGGGGCCGTTGGTCGCCGGTTCGAATCCGGCCAGTCTCTCAATAACTGAAGTGGTGTGAGATATAAGGTTACTTCGTTCAGGAAAAAAACACCTTTATTAGTATTAACCACTTCTTTAACTAAAAAAACAAAATAGTGATGTCAAAGTTAAATTCAAAAAAAACAGGATTTGCTTCCGGTATTATAGCCGGAAAACAAACAAATACAGCAGGGAAATATTCCCATTATGAATTGTTGAGAAGAGTAACACTTGCCAACCTTCTTTTTGAATCTGACTATTACCAGCCGGCGGATGAAATTATGGCGCAGATAGAAAATTTGTGTTATAAAGTAACAGGGCAACAGGTTATTGACCTGGCACTGGAATGCCGTTTTGAACAGAAACTGAGACATACACCGCTATGGCTGTTAATTCTTGCAAATGACATTCATAATGTAAATGTAAAAGATGCTATTGCCAGAATAGCCAACAGACCTGATATGACTATAGATCTGCTTCAGATGCTGAAAGCCAGAAACGGATCTTATAAAATGTCTAAATCTGTAAAAAAAGGTCTCTCAAAAGCTTTTGACCAATACGATGAATACCAGATTGCTAAATACCGAAAAAGCAATATGGAAGTATCTTTGGTAGATGTGATGAACCTTGTACATCCAAAGCCAACTCCGGAAAACGAAAAGGCATTAAAAGCTTTGGTAGAAGATACATTGAAACCTGCCAATACATGGGAAGTAGCTTTGTCCCAAGGTGCCGATAAAAAAGAAACCTTCGAGAGAATGCTGACTGAAAAAAGTTTGGGTTCACTGGCTATATTAAGAAATCTTAGAAGTATGACTGAGGCAGGACTTTCCAGAAAAATAATCCGGAAGGCTATTGCTCAGGTAAAAAGTAACTGGCTGACACCTTTAAATTTTCTGGCTGCACAAAGAAATGCGCCGGAATATACAGCTTACATCAACGATGCTATGGAAAATTGTTTCTCTCAGGAGAAAATAGCGGGGACTACCATTTTAGCTATCGATGTATCCGGAAGTATGGGACAGGTAACCTCATCCAATTCCAAATTTTCCAGAATGGATTTAGCTTTTGCTATGGCAGCAGTCGGTTCTTATATCTTTGAAGATCTTATTTTAGTATTTACAGCTGGCAGCGATTCTTCCCGAAAAGGAAAACATATGATATGGGATAGTGCTAAAGGCCTGGGGATATTCAAATATTATAAAAAAATATATTCTGAATTAGGTGGTGGTGGTATTTTCACTTATCAGCTATGTGAATGGCTGAAGGAAAAAGGTTATGCCAAAGATGCAGACCGACTGGTTGTGATATCAGATAGCCAGGATATCGATGCACAATACGGATCTAAAAGAAAACCAGATACTGCACCATATAAGACTTCTTATATTATTGATATCTCTACCCATACCCACGGAATAAAAACCGAAAACTGGACAGCAGAAATCAACGGATGGAGCGATCGTGTTTTCCATTATATTAAGGCTTTGGAAAGTAACTAATCTGAATTAAAAATAATAAAATGACTATAGAAGAACTAAAAGCAAATAAACTTATCTTATTTGAAGTAGTCTCCGGAAGCCGTGCCTTCGGACTGGTTACAGAAAATTCGGATACCGATATACGGGGTGTTTACTATCTGCCAAAAGATTCCTTTCTAGGTCTCGATTATATTCCGCAGGTATCTAACGAAACCAATGACATTACCTATTATGAAATAGGCAGGTTTATGGAGCTTTTGCAAAAAAACAATCCAAATATTCTGGAAATTCTGGCCAGTCCGGATGATTGCATTTTGTATAAACATCCGTTGATGGATTTACTAGCCCCAAAAGATTTTCTATCCAAGCAATGTAAAGATACTTTTGCCGGCTATGCCATATCCCAGATTAAAAAGGCTAAAGGACTGAATAAGAAAATACTGAATCCTATAGAAAAAGAGAGAAAATCCGTTCTCGACTTTTGCTATATTCTTCGGGATCACCTTTCTGTTCCTTTAAAAAAATGGCTAACGGAACAGAAAAAAACACAGGAAAAATGCGGTCTGGTTAATATAGACAATACCCGTGGAATGTTTGCGCTTTTCTATGATGAAACCGGTACAATGGGATATAAAGGAATTATACAAAATGAAGGGGCCAATCAGGTTTCGGTATCATCTATACCTAAAGAAGCTAAATGTATCGCTTATATTTTCTATAATCTGGATGCTTATTCTGTTTATTGCAAAGATTACCGCGAATACTGGAAATGGGTTTCCGAACGCAATGAAGACCGTTATAATGTAAACCAGAAACACGGTCAAAATTATGACAGTAAAAATATGATGCATACAATCCGATTGCTGCAATCCTGCGAACAAGTCTTCAGAACAGGTTCTTTACGGGTACGTGTGGATAACCGCGGTGAATTATTGGATATTAAATCCGGTAACCAAGCATACGAAACAGTAATACAAAAAGCAGAAGATTTGATACGGACTATTGAACATTATTATACTATCTCTACCCTTCCGGATTATCCGGACATACAAAGAACACAATCTTTATTGGTAGAAATACGAAAGAACCTTTACAACTAATCTATTCTCTTTTAAATTTTCACACCTCATAAGTTTCTAAAGCTTATGAGGTGTTTTTATATTGAAAAATAATCCAACAGAACTATTTCTTTTTAGATGCTTTTGCAACACTGTTATAATCCAGACATATATTAATCCAATAATTAAAATCGTCTGCTTTGCGAAAGCCTTCAGGTTCAACATAGCAATAACCTTTAAGCTGCTTACCTCTCATTATCATAGGGAGAAAGCCAGTCTTTTCCGCAACCTCATCTTCAATATCCGGATGATAACGGCACATCAGGTTATCACCACTTATATTAATGCACATTTTACCATTAACCAAAAAAGACAATCCGCTAAACATTTTCTTTTCTTCAATTTCTATATCAGGAACTTTAGCTAACCGCTCCCTAACCTTATTTGCCAATTCGATGTTATAAGCCATTGACTGTTAATTTATTTTACACCTCATAGGTTTTAAAAATCTATGAGGTGTTTTTATATATGATATTTTTTAATCAGAATATTATACAAACGCACTAAAGCCCGTAATCGACCTGCCGACAATAAGTGAGTTAATTTCCTTTGTTCCTTCATAAGAATAAATCGCTTCGGCATCTGCAACAAAGCGGGCAACATCATATTCCAACAGAATACCATTTCCCCCCATTACTTCACGGGCACGCGAAACAACATCACGGGTTCTCATCGTACAGAATACTTTTGCCAGAGACGCATGTTCATCTTTTAATATTCCTTCATCCTGCATTTCAGACAGTCTGAATACCAGTGTCTGCATTGCAGTAAGGTTCGACAGCATTTCTACAAGATGTCCCTGAATCATCTGGAAAGAAGCTATAGGTTTTCCGAACTGCTTACGTTTCCTGGTATAATCCAGCGCACTTTCATAAGCTCCCCTTGCACAGCCTGTTGCCATCCAGGCTACCCCGGCCCTTGTCATTCGCAATACTTTTGCTGTATCTTTAAATGAATTGGCATTTTGTAAACGGTTTTCTTCTGTTACCAGACAGTCTTTTAATGTAATATGCCCATTTTGCACTATTCTGAGTGCCATTTTACCTTTAATCTTTTCCACAGAAAAGCCCGGGTTGTCTTTTTCCACAATAAAGCCTTTTACCTCACCATCGTCCAGATCCCTTGCCCAGATAATAATCAGGTCAGCAAATGTGGCATTACCAATCCATTTTTTCTCACCATTCAGCACCCAGCCTTCCGCTGTTTTTTTGCAGGTAGCCGTTAATCCGCCTGCAGCTCCGGAACCTACTTCCGGTTCCGTAAGCCCGAAAGCACCGATTTTATCAAACTTTTGCATTTGCGGAAGCCATTTCTGCTTTTGCTCCTCAGAGCCGCATATGTATATGGAACCCATTGCCAGACCCGATTGTACACCAAAGAAAGTTGCTATAGAAGCATCTATCCTTGCCATTTCCATAGCAATAACGCCTTCCATCAGGAATGGCATTCCCGGACAGCCATATCCTTCATAGGTGACACCGCATATATTCAGTTCTTTAAATTTTGGAATCAGTTCAAAAGGAAATTCGTCGTGCAGCCAGTAATTATTTACCAGAGGCTTTACTTCTTTTTCCATAAAAGCCCGTACTTTCAACTGGACTTCTCTTTGCTCTGGTGTCAATGTATGGTAGATATCATAAAAATCCCCGTCTATAGGTGGAAGCTCTTTTTTAGGTTTGTCCTGATCCATCATCTTCATCAGTCCCTTTAACTGCTTATCATCCAGCTTCGAGAAGTTATCCATAAGTTTCGGAATATCTACTCTTTGTGAGATCTTACTCAGCTTTTCAAAATCAACAGATTTAAACAATGTTATAGCCTGCCGGATATTGGCGAAAATATTTGACATAAGAATACGTTTAGTGATTTTACTGATAAAAGTTACAAAAAAATACCGGAACACTCTTTGAAACAATATATTAAGTAAAACAAATCAGTTCTTTCCACCTCAGAATGGCGCCTACAAACCTGTTACAATAATCAGATATCGTATAAAATAAAATTTTATTTAAATTAATTATTGTTTTACGATAATTAATTATACATTTGCATTATTAAACTAAATTAACGTGACATGAACCAGAACAAAATTATTTCGAAAATACTCTACTATATATGCTGCATCTTGTCTGCAGGCTATCTGGTAACAGCTGTATATTCAATACTCTGTCTTATAACCGGTTTCGCCATTACTCCTTATAAGCAGAATCTTTATCTGCATATAAATTATCCATTTACAGAAACTCCTTTTCTTAATATTGAGAACAATTACCCTTACATTATGTTTTCTTTTATGACTGTCCTTATCGGTTATGGTATATTCTTCTGGCTATCGGCAAAGGTTTTCAGAGTATTTATTCAACCAAAGCTTTTTACGAAAGAGAATATCTCGGAGCTTCGAAGATTTTACATTTATAATATCTTCTTTCCACTGCCTGTAGCTATATTAGCCAGCTTCTTTGTAGAGGTAGAAAGTATCGTTTGGGGATTAGTATTTATCCACTTTATGTTAGGAATATTCTGTCTGTTCCTAGCGAATATCTTTTCGCAAGGGTTACATTTGCAAAACGAACAAGACTTATTTATATAAAATGCCAATTGTAGTAAACTTAGATGTGATGCTTGCCAAGCGTAAAATGCAGAGTAAAGAATTGGCAGAGAAACTGGGAATTACCCCTGTAAATCTATCTATTCTGAAAACAGGCAAGGCCAAAGGCGTTCGTTTCGACACGCTGGAAGCTATCTGTAAGATTCTGGAGTGCCATCCTGGTGATATTCTGGAATACAGAGAAGACTAACACATTGTAACATACCACTTTAATAAAGCAACGGAAACGTTGCCAGCTGTTCTATTATCTAAACTCAACTATATGAACACACTATCTGTTAACCACCTCAGCCTGACTTATAAAAATGGTTTTCAGGCAATTAAAGACATTTCATTGGAAATAGGAAATGGTATGTTTGGGCTTTTGGGACCCAACGGTGCCGGAAAATCCTCGTTGATGAAAACCATTGTAGGCTTACAAAAACCAACTTCCGGGAGTATTGTTTTCAACGGAGTCAATGTATCTGAAGATCCGGATTACATCAAACAAAACCTCGGTTTCCTGCCTCAGGATTTTGGTGTTTATCCTAAAGTATCGGCTTATGATCTTTTGGAGCACATAGCCTTGTTGAAAGGCATCAGCAATCGTACGGAACGCAAAGAACAAATTCTGAATCTGTTGGAAAAAGTTAATCTTTCTGATTTCAGAAAAAAAGAAGTGCATACCTTCTCCGGCGGTATGCGGCAGAGATTTGGCGTAGCGCAAGCTTTGTTAGGAAATCCAAAAATTATTATTGTAGATGAACCCACAGCCGGGCTTGATCCTGAGGAACGTAATCGCTTCAACTCTTTACTGAATGACATTAGTAAAGATGTTATTGTAATTCTTTCTACACATTTGGTAGAAGATGTCCGCAATCTATGCTCCGAAATGGCAATTATGAATAAAGGACAGCTTCTGAGAAAAGGAAACCCTAACGAACTGATCGCTGAACTTGAAAATAAAATATGGTTCAGGTCCATTGATAAATCTGAGCTGGAAAATTACCGGAATATGTATCATATTATCAGCCAGCAACTGATTGAAAGGGAATTGTACATTACTACTTATTCCCCGGAGCAGCCTAAGGATTTTCTTTCAGTAAATCCTTTACTGGAACACGTTTACTTCCAAACACTTACTCAAAAACCTTAGTTATGAACACCATATTTTTATTTGAGACCCAACGCCGTAGGAAGCATTGGTTCAGTTATGCTATTGCCATTACCCTTATGGGGATCGGAGTATTTTGTGGTAATAATTTTAATATGTCGGTTGGTGATGGTATTTATCTCAACTCACCTTATACGATTGGATTTATAACCGGGATGCTAAGTCTGGCTGTTATATTTATTGCTATTATTTATGCTATTCAGCAACTATTCAAAGATCAGGATTCTAAATTTGATATTGTACTTTTCTCATTTCCATTATCCCGAAGAAAATACCTGAACGGACATTTTGCTGCTTATTTTTTGTTCACTTTTCTGAGTTTTGTCTTTATTGTTTTAGGTTTTATAATTGGGCAAAATCTGAGATCCGGTAGCGAAATACAGACTAACTTGAATGCATGGTACTATATTTACCCACTTCTAATCTTCGGTTTTCTTAACTGTTTTCTGGTATGCAGCTTTCTGTTCTTTATATCATTTACTACTCGCAAAAAGTTATTGGTAGTCGTCGGAGGGTTGTTATTGTATGTTTTTTATATGGTAGTTCTCGTGTTTTCCAATTCACCTTTTATGGCCGGCAGCCTGCCACAGCCTGCCGAAACCCAGCACTTATCAGCTATTGCAGATCCTTTTGGTCTGTCTTCCTATTTTTTAGAAGCAAAGGATCTGAATATTCAGCAAAAGAACACTCGGATTGTACCATTTTCAGGAATATTACTTCTAAACAGGAGCCTTTACTTTGCAATATCTCTGGCTTTACTTATTCTTACCCACAGCTTGTTTTCTTTCTCAGGTGCTGCAGCGAAAAAATTAAAAAAAGGAATTCTCATACTTTCCGAATCCTCAGCTGTTGGTTTTGTAGAATATAAAACCGCAAATCTGAATTTCGGGAATATAGCAGGAATAGTTTCTGCACTGTCTTTTGCCAGAATAGATCTTATATATTTGTTTAAAAGCATTGCAATTCCGGCGATTTCTATTTTATTACTCTTCTTTACCGGAATGGAGATGTATGCTGAGATTGAGAAAGGAATACGGCTTCCACAGAAATTTGCAAGTTCCGGGTTAATGGCCGTTACAATTTCAGAGAACTTTCATTTACTGGGTCTACTTATCATTACTTATTTCATCAATGATTTGTACTGGCGAAGTCAGATCTCCGGCTTTGCTATGATCGAAAAAAGCACTTTTTTTCATAAAAATAAACTTACAGGTCATTTTCTTTCATCCAGTGTTTTGCTATTCTTTTTCACTGGAATACTAATTGCCGAAGGCCTTGTGTTCCAATGGATATATCATTATTTCCATATTGATTGGTATGCCTATTGGGGTGCAATACTCTTCAATACTTTTCCGCTAATATTATTTTCAGGACTAATATTACTGATCAATGACAATATCAGGAACAGATTTCTGGCCTTAGGTCTTTCTGTATTGGCTGTTTTTCTGTTTACAGGTCCTCTGTCTAAAAAACTTATTTCATATCCTGTACTCAGAATATTTTCAGACTACGTTGGAGTCTACAGCGATTTCAATGGATACGGACCTTATGCTTTCTCTTTTGCAGAAAGATTAATACTCGGACTGGCACTTGTATTTTTTTTCTGGAAGTTAAATGAATTTGTTAAAGCCAAAAAATGGAATCTGAAAAGTTCTGTTCTGATGATAATCTTACTAATAGCAGGAATATTCAGTGCCAATCTTTTTATGAAAGGCTATACTCCCAAAGATGAAGAAAAAGCTTTGGCTGATGCTGCCGGTTATGAATTAAAGTTTCGGAAATATGAAAGCTTCTCTCAGCCTGCTATTAAAGATATTAAGACAGATATTCAACTCTATCCGGCTACCAATTCTTATCAGATTCAGGGACACTACTCTTTGGTAAATCAGACAGGTAAAACGATTGATCGGGTTCTAATTAATTTTAGTCCTGATTTAAAGATTGAATCTGCTATTTTCACTACAACTACAGAGCGCAAAAATATAGACAGTGATATAACAGAAATTGTACTAAAAAAACCGTTAGAACCTAATGAAAATGCAAGTCTGGATTTCAAATTATCCTACCATTGGTATACTGTAAATGGTCATCAATCCTTTAATGCCATTATAGAAAACGGCTCTTTCATGCGGATTAGCCGTTATTATCCACTTATCGGCTATCAGAAAGACAGAGAAACAGAAGATGAGCATATCCGAAAAGAATATAAACTTGGAAAATTGGATAAATTAAAGAAAGCTGAAGCTCCGGAAGTATTCAGAGACGATTTTATTAACCTGGATATGACCGTTTCTACAGATAAAAATCAGACGGCTGTAGGTACGGGAGATCTTATAAAACACTGGACCAAAGACAATAGAAATTATTTCCGCTATACAGTAAAGTCTATTCCTTTCCGGTTTGCTGTCTCATCAGCAAAATACGACCAGAAAAGCCTTATTTACAAAGGAATTAAAATGAATATACTATATCTGAGAAAGCATGCCGAAAATGTAGACCACCTCATCCGCAATGCAAAACTTACGCTGGATTACTGTATTCAAAATTTCGGGCAGTATCCTTTCGGGAGCATCACTTTTGCCGAAATCTCCTCATTTACCAAAGGTTTTGCTGCCACAGCATATCCTTCTGCAGTATTCATGCCTGAAGACATGGTATTTCATGCGAATATATATGCGGACAAAAAGCAGGATGTTATTAATGAACTTGCCGGACACGAGCTTTCACATCTCTGGTGGGGCAACAGCCTTATTAATCCTGATGAACGCGAAGGCGCAGTCATGCTTACAGAAACGCTTGCCATGTATACGGAAATGATGTTGTATAAAAAAATGCATGGAGAAGCAAAAATGAAGGAAAGGCTGAAAATGCATCAGCAAATCTATGATAATGAAAAGGGACTTTCTGAAAACCAACCTCTGTATAAGGTTACAACCGAAAATGCACATATTTCTTATTCAAAGGGGGCTGTAGTTATGGTAAAACTAAGTGAACTTATTGGTGAGAATAAAGTCAATATGGCTTTAAAAAATTTCCTTGAAAACAACCGATATCCAAAAAAGCCAAGAAGTATAGATTTATTGAACGAATTCTACAAGGCAAGCCCCGATAAAAGGAAAGAGATTGATAAGCTTTTTAAAGAGATTTGATTATGCATGCAAAAAACCGTGTCGGAGTCTTAATTCCGACACGGTTCATTAAATTGTAATGGTTTCCTACAAGAGATTTGTTTTATAAATAGGAATTTCTTTGTTCAATAACGGGAATGTTCCTTCATATCTAAATGGAGGGATTCCAAATCCATAAAACATATCTGCCTGAATTTTCCCTTTCAGCTCAAAAGGCATACTTCTG is a window encoding:
- a CDS encoding helix-turn-helix transcriptional regulator, whose product is MSSNKNALIRYKTLDKCLKNKYRKYTLEDLIDECSEALFEYEGKESYVSKRTIQLDLQNMRSEKFGYEAPIEVYERKYYRYSDPEYSIHHISVNESDLKAMNNAIQILKQFKDFSMFREMNGVLQKLEDSVNAVQQKSIIHLDKNELLKGLEHIDILYQAVLNKKVLKILYKSFTARDFSTYTVHPQLLKEFNNRWFLICLYKGSMCNLALDRMENIETDEQSAYIDKNLNGDEYFKDVVGVTVSESMHPRNVVFFVDKSNAPYVKTKPLHHSQQIVEEKDDGTIFGIKVQLNYELERLLLGFGESLVLYQPLRLKKRIEQKLQKAVSNYRESESQEENQ
- a CDS encoding HopJ type III effector protein, translating into MILEQLDKSPETIAFNDVIAYIDGNYDFTPTEFKNGNTVNEAGQNNGSCKVFSFAKANNLSKEDTLNLFGAFYREDVLKNPEGTDHQNIRNFIEFGWDGIAFEGEALKKK
- a CDS encoding RtcB family protein; its protein translation is MKITGNELISLGFRPGKWFAEALEYINENNLNEEQMTAYLEQFRLPEPIPLYEEPKDFIINIRAEHESEQDNVEKVIQTMKVLMKTPTLVGGAIMPDACPTGPEGLIPVGGVVVAKNAIHPGFHSADICCSVMLTDFGKADPKEVLDTAHSVTHFGFGGRARGEQMPMSAELIEAFRGNAFLNDERLISLARDHMGTQGDGNHFLFVGISKNTGNTMLVTHHGSRAPGAVLYDKGMYVANRFRQDISPETLKENAWIPFDTEEGQAYWEALQLIRQWTKENHTSIHDAVLAKMNTEKENRYWNEHNFVFRDGDLFFHAKGATPLDDKFMPDITGPRLIPLNMAEPVLIVQGTTNDRNLGFAPHGAGRNFSRSQHKRTLAHKTNEEVFAEETKGLDVRFFSNEIDISELPSAYKNAQNVRAQIEEYGLCEVLDEVMPYGCIMAGDIMKNAPWKKKKKLKNS
- a CDS encoding DNA polymerase beta superfamily protein; this translates as MKTKIIEKLRETEAKYNIEILLAIESGSRAWDFASPGSDYDIRFIYRHSKDWYLTPWDKDETITFMTEDDLDGSGWDLRKTFHLLLKSNAALLSWFYSPIVYIENKSFTKLFEPLADQCFSPIAVSFHYLSMSKKYLESCRNDEVKLKSYFYCLRTALSGKWITEKKTVPPVLFSDLLVLADSAIKTKIEDLIALKATKDESYFHPNDWELFEFMERQISKNEEKAKNLSGSKADKAQMEKVFREIIS
- a CDS encoding TROVE domain-containing protein, which translates into the protein MSKLNSKKTGFASGIIAGKQTNTAGKYSHYELLRRVTLANLLFESDYYQPADEIMAQIENLCYKVTGQQVIDLALECRFEQKLRHTPLWLLILANDIHNVNVKDAIARIANRPDMTIDLLQMLKARNGSYKMSKSVKKGLSKAFDQYDEYQIAKYRKSNMEVSLVDVMNLVHPKPTPENEKALKALVEDTLKPANTWEVALSQGADKKETFERMLTEKSLGSLAILRNLRSMTEAGLSRKIIRKAIAQVKSNWLTPLNFLAAQRNAPEYTAYINDAMENCFSQEKIAGTTILAIDVSGSMGQVTSSNSKFSRMDLAFAMAAVGSYIFEDLILVFTAGSDSSRKGKHMIWDSAKGLGIFKYYKKIYSELGGGGIFTYQLCEWLKEKGYAKDADRLVVISDSQDIDAQYGSKRKPDTAPYKTSYIIDISTHTHGIKTENWTAEINGWSDRVFHYIKALESN
- a CDS encoding DNA polymerase beta superfamily protein, with the protein product MTIEELKANKLILFEVVSGSRAFGLVTENSDTDIRGVYYLPKDSFLGLDYIPQVSNETNDITYYEIGRFMELLQKNNPNILEILASPDDCILYKHPLMDLLAPKDFLSKQCKDTFAGYAISQIKKAKGLNKKILNPIEKERKSVLDFCYILRDHLSVPLKKWLTEQKKTQEKCGLVNIDNTRGMFALFYDETGTMGYKGIIQNEGANQVSVSSIPKEAKCIAYIFYNLDAYSVYCKDYREYWKWVSERNEDRYNVNQKHGQNYDSKNMMHTIRLLQSCEQVFRTGSLRVRVDNRGELLDIKSGNQAYETVIQKAEDLIRTIEHYYTISTLPDYPDIQRTQSLLVEIRKNLYN
- a CDS encoding TfoX/Sxy family protein; amino-acid sequence: MAYNIELANKVRERLAKVPDIEIEEKKMFSGLSFLVNGKMCINISGDNLMCRYHPDIEDEVAEKTGFLPMIMRGKQLKGYCYVEPEGFRKADDFNYWINICLDYNSVAKASKKK